From one Caldichromatium japonicum genomic stretch:
- a CDS encoding geranylgeranyl diphosphate reductase encodes MSNLETFDAVVIGGGPAGATAATDLAKVGRSVCLIDRAGRIKPCGGAIPPQAMRDFDLPESILANKVYGARMIAPSDRVVEMPIERGYVGMVDREHFDEWLRQRAAEMGAVRRTGTFERIERADDGTAIVVYRVGSGADKHEERVRARAIIGADGANSFVGKRYIPGYETVRYVSAYHEVLQTPEGFDSSRCDVYYQGDISPDFYGWVFPHGATISVGVGTAVPGFSLRTACTELRRRADLAEAKTLRREGAPIPLEPLKRWDNGRDIVLAGDAAGVVAPASGEGIYYAMTGGRLAAQAVDEFCRTGNPKALQQARKRFMKEHSKVFWVLGIMQHFWYSSDKRRERFVSLCADPDIQYLTWEAYMNKRLVKARPGAHIRIFFKDMAHLLGLMSPR; translated from the coding sequence ATGTCCAACCTCGAGACCTTTGATGCCGTCGTCATCGGCGGCGGACCTGCAGGCGCAACCGCGGCCACCGACCTAGCCAAAGTGGGTCGCTCAGTCTGTCTGATCGATCGCGCCGGGCGCATCAAGCCCTGCGGTGGGGCCATCCCGCCCCAGGCGATGCGCGACTTTGACCTGCCCGAGTCCATCCTCGCTAACAAGGTCTATGGCGCACGCATGATCGCCCCTTCCGACCGTGTGGTCGAGATGCCGATCGAGCGGGGCTATGTGGGCATGGTCGATCGCGAGCACTTCGATGAATGGCTAAGACAGCGTGCCGCCGAGATGGGCGCAGTGCGGCGCACTGGGACCTTCGAGCGCATCGAGCGCGCCGACGATGGCACCGCGATCGTCGTCTACCGGGTGGGTTCTGGGGCTGACAAGCATGAGGAGCGCGTGCGGGCGCGCGCCATCATCGGCGCCGATGGCGCCAACTCATTCGTCGGCAAACGCTATATCCCGGGTTATGAGACCGTCCGCTATGTCTCGGCCTATCATGAGGTCCTGCAAACCCCCGAGGGCTTTGATAGCAGCCGCTGCGATGTCTATTACCAGGGCGACATCTCGCCGGACTTCTATGGCTGGGTCTTTCCCCACGGCGCCACCATCAGCGTCGGCGTGGGTACCGCCGTCCCTGGCTTTTCCCTGCGCACTGCCTGTACTGAACTTCGCCGCCGCGCTGACCTCGCCGAGGCCAAGACCCTGCGCCGCGAAGGGGCACCGATCCCACTTGAGCCATTGAAACGCTGGGACAACGGGCGCGACATCGTCTTGGCCGGCGATGCCGCCGGGGTCGTGGCCCCTGCCTCGGGCGAGGGGATCTACTACGCGATGACTGGCGGACGGCTGGCGGCGCAGGCGGTTGATGAATTTTGCCGCACCGGCAACCCCAAGGCCCTACAACAGGCCCGCAAGCGTTTCATGAAGGAGCATAGCAAGGTGTTCTGGGTGCTTGGGATCATGCAGCACTTTTGGTATTCGAGCGATAAACGCCGCGAGCGTTTCGTGAGCCTGTGTGCCGATCCCGATATCCAATATCTCACCTGGGAGGCCTATATGAACAAGCGCCTGGTCAAGGCCAGGCCCGGGGCGCATATCCGGATCTTTTTCAAGGACATGGCCCATCTGCTGGGTTTGATGTCGCCCCGTTGA
- a CDS encoding DUF3995 domain-containing protein, which produces MSELFASGRIIDLIVGLLLAEGAGLVLYHRRTGRGIPPRQLVGFLSSGVFLMLALRAALTNVHWLWIWLALLGALISHLADLALRWPRD; this is translated from the coding sequence TTGAGCGAACTTTTTGCCAGCGGTCGGATCATCGACCTGATCGTTGGGTTGCTTTTGGCCGAGGGTGCAGGGCTCGTCCTGTATCACCGGCGCACCGGGCGCGGTATTCCGCCGCGCCAGCTGGTCGGTTTCTTGAGCTCGGGTGTATTCTTGATGCTCGCCCTGCGCGCCGCACTCACAAATGTCCATTGGCTATGGATCTGGCTTGCGCTCTTGGGGGCGCTGATCTCGCATCTCGCCGATCTTGCCCTGCGCTGGCCAAGGGACTGA